A single genomic interval of Bradyrhizobium sp. sBnM-33 harbors:
- a CDS encoding electron transfer flavoprotein-ubiquinone oxidoreductase, whose amino-acid sequence MSAEELPPRESMEFDVVIVGAGPSGLAAAIRLKQLNADLSIVVVEKGSEVGAHILSGAVIDPVSLDKLIPDWREDADCPLKTEVKDDRFYWTTATSAIRLPNFAMPPLMNNHHCYIGSLGNVCRWLAPKAEALGVEIYPGFAAVEVLYDDNGAVRGVATGDMGIARDGSHKDSYTRGMELLGKYTLFAEGARGSLSKELIAKYSLDAKCEPSKFGIGLKEVWEIDPAKHQKGLIQHSFGWPLNNKTGGGSFLYHYDDNKVAVGFVVHLNYNDPYLSPFDEFQRFKTHPAIRTVFDGGKRISYGARAITEGGYQSVPRLSFPGGALIGCAAGFVNVPRIKGVHNAMGSGMLAAEYVAAALGAGRANDELVEYENAWRDSSVGRDLHKVRNVKPLWSKFGTIIGVALGGFDMWCNTLGFSLFGTQSHAKPDRKTLDPAKAHAPIAYPKPDGKLTFDKLSSVFLSNTNHEEDQPVHLKVADMNLQKTSEHDVYAGPSNRYCPAGVYEWVEEASDPRFQINAQNCVHCKTCDVKDPNGNITWVPPEGGGGPNYQGM is encoded by the coding sequence ATGAGTGCAGAAGAACTTCCTCCTCGCGAATCCATGGAATTCGACGTCGTGATCGTCGGCGCCGGGCCGTCAGGGCTGGCTGCGGCGATCCGGCTGAAGCAGCTCAATGCCGATCTCAGCATCGTCGTGGTGGAGAAGGGTTCCGAGGTCGGCGCCCACATCCTGTCGGGCGCGGTGATCGATCCGGTGTCGCTCGATAAGCTCATTCCGGATTGGCGTGAGGACGCCGATTGCCCGCTGAAGACAGAGGTCAAGGACGATCGCTTCTACTGGACCACCGCAACCAGCGCGATCCGGCTGCCGAACTTCGCCATGCCGCCGCTGATGAACAATCATCACTGCTATATCGGCTCGCTCGGTAACGTCTGCCGCTGGCTGGCGCCGAAGGCCGAGGCGCTCGGCGTCGAAATCTATCCGGGGTTTGCCGCCGTCGAGGTGCTGTACGACGATAATGGCGCAGTGCGTGGCGTCGCGACCGGCGACATGGGCATCGCCAGGGACGGCAGCCACAAGGACTCCTATACCCGCGGCATGGAGCTGCTCGGGAAATACACGCTGTTCGCCGAAGGTGCGCGCGGCAGTCTGAGCAAGGAACTGATCGCGAAATACTCGCTCGATGCCAAATGCGAGCCGTCGAAATTCGGCATCGGGCTGAAGGAAGTCTGGGAGATCGATCCCGCCAAGCACCAGAAGGGCCTGATCCAGCATTCGTTCGGCTGGCCGCTCAACAATAAGACCGGCGGCGGCTCGTTCCTCTATCATTACGACGACAACAAGGTGGCGGTCGGGTTCGTCGTGCATCTCAACTACAACGATCCGTATCTCTCGCCGTTCGACGAATTCCAGCGCTTCAAGACCCATCCCGCCATTCGAACCGTGTTCGACGGCGGCAAGCGCATTTCCTATGGTGCGCGCGCCATCACCGAGGGCGGCTATCAGTCGGTGCCGCGGCTGAGCTTCCCGGGCGGCGCGCTGATCGGCTGCGCGGCGGGTTTTGTCAATGTGCCGCGCATCAAGGGCGTGCACAACGCGATGGGCAGCGGCATGCTCGCTGCGGAATACGTTGCGGCGGCGCTTGGCGCCGGCCGCGCCAATGACGAACTGGTGGAATACGAAAACGCCTGGCGGGATTCCTCGGTCGGCCGAGACCTGCACAAGGTCCGCAACGTCAAGCCGCTGTGGTCGAAATTCGGCACCATCATCGGCGTGGCGCTCGGCGGCTTCGACATGTGGTGCAACACGCTGGGCTTTTCGCTGTTCGGTACCCAGTCGCACGCCAAGCCCGACCGCAAGACGCTGGATCCGGCCAAGGCGCATGCGCCGATCGCCTATCCCAAGCCGGACGGCAAGCTTACCTTCGACAAGCTGTCCTCGGTGTTCCTCTCCAACACAAACCATGAGGAGGATCAGCCGGTTCATCTCAAGGTCGCCGACATGAACCTGCAGAAGACGTCCGAGCACGATGTCTATGCCGGTCCGTCGAACCGCTATTGCCCGGCCGGGGTCTATGAATGGGTCGAGGAGGCCTCAGATCCGCGCTTCCAGATCAACGCCCAGAACTGCGTCCACTGCAAAACCTGCGATGTGAAGGACCCCAACGGCAATATCACCTGGGTTCCGCCGGAAGGCGGCGGCGGGCCGAATTACCAGGGCATGTAG
- a CDS encoding DUF2007 domain-containing protein gives MRELVRTNDIVLVSAVGALLDGANIHHLVLDQNMSVIEGSLGILPRRILVHEDDNRAARQLLAEAGLAHELRPDD, from the coding sequence TTGCGGGAATTGGTCAGGACCAACGACATCGTGCTGGTATCGGCAGTCGGCGCGCTGCTCGACGGCGCCAATATCCATCATCTGGTGCTGGACCAGAATATGAGCGTCATTGAGGGATCGCTCGGCATCCTGCCACGCCGCATCCTGGTTCATGAGGACGACAATCGCGCAGCCCGCCAGTTGCTGGCCGAGGCGGGTCTGGCTCACGAATTGCGCCCCGATGACTGA
- a CDS encoding polyprenyl synthetase family protein, producing MAVIVPFESPSNASIDALVGLVAADMERVNATILSRTGSEVTMIPEVANHLISSGGKRLRPMLTLAMAGLAGYSGDGHIKLAASVEFMHTATLLHDDVVDESELRRGKLSARMLWGNEASVLVGDFLLGQAFRMMVEVGSLRALDILSSAAATIAEGEVMQLAAAKNTATTEDEYLAVIRGKTAELFAAACEVGPVIANRPKAEQTACRSVGMNLGIAFQLVDDVLDYGGKAAKLGKNIGDDFREGKITLPVVLAFRRGNDSERKFWIKALERGEIGDSDLDHAIGLMTKHRALEDTISRAQHYSAMAVDALALFPASPMKSALEQVVAFCLARSH from the coding sequence GTGGCGGTTATTGTACCCTTCGAAAGCCCGTCGAACGCTTCGATAGATGCGCTGGTCGGGCTGGTCGCCGCCGACATGGAGCGGGTCAACGCCACGATCCTGTCGCGGACGGGGTCGGAAGTCACCATGATTCCGGAAGTCGCCAATCACCTGATCTCATCCGGCGGCAAACGTCTGCGCCCGATGCTGACGCTGGCGATGGCGGGCCTCGCCGGCTATTCCGGCGATGGTCACATCAAGCTCGCGGCGTCCGTCGAATTCATGCACACCGCGACGCTGCTGCATGACGACGTGGTCGACGAGAGCGAGCTGCGCCGCGGCAAGCTGTCGGCGCGGATGCTGTGGGGCAATGAGGCCAGCGTGCTGGTCGGCGACTTCTTGCTCGGTCAGGCCTTTCGCATGATGGTCGAGGTCGGCTCGCTGCGTGCGCTCGACATTCTCTCCTCGGCCGCGGCCACCATCGCCGAAGGCGAAGTGATGCAGCTTGCGGCGGCCAAGAACACCGCGACGACCGAGGACGAATACCTCGCCGTGATCAGGGGCAAGACCGCCGAATTGTTCGCCGCCGCCTGCGAAGTCGGGCCCGTGATCGCCAACCGGCCGAAGGCCGAGCAGACCGCGTGCCGCTCGGTCGGCATGAATCTCGGCATCGCATTCCAGCTCGTCGACGACGTGCTGGATTATGGCGGCAAGGCCGCGAAACTCGGCAAGAACATCGGCGACGATTTCCGCGAAGGCAAGATCACCCTGCCGGTGGTGCTGGCATTCCGCCGCGGCAATGACAGCGAGCGCAAGTTCTGGATCAAGGCGTTGGAGCGCGGCGAGATCGGCGACAGCGATCTCGATCACGCCATCGGCCTGATGACGAAGCACCGCGCGCTGGAGGACACGATCAGCCGAGCCCAGCACTACAGCGCAATGGCCGTCGACGCGCTGGCGCTATTCCCGGCCTCGCCGATGAAGAGCGCGCTGGAGCAGGTGGTGGCGTTCTGTCTGGCGCGATCGCATTGA
- a CDS encoding S49 family peptidase, with protein MSEQFSDRTGLPGLIDRMKRFIPAKFRRDAAVVPVVRLSGVIGAVTPLRPGLTLAGIAKTLERAFAIRHAKAVALVINSPGGSPVQSRQIYLRIRQLAAEKKLPVLVFVEDVAASGGYMIACAGDEIFCDPSSILGSIGVVGGSFGFQDLIKRIGVERRLYTAGEHKAMLDPFLPEDPDDVARLKALQREIHAIFIALVKGSRGARLKEADDVLFTGEYWAGERSVSLGLADKIGDLRSTLRERYGDKVLTPVIAPASGMLAGLLGRRSPGAGSLADGIVGLPDELISALETRAIWAKFGF; from the coding sequence ATGAGTGAACAATTTAGTGATCGCACGGGATTGCCGGGCCTCATTGACAGGATGAAACGATTCATTCCGGCAAAATTCCGGCGCGACGCTGCGGTCGTTCCGGTGGTGCGCCTGTCGGGCGTGATCGGTGCGGTGACGCCATTGCGGCCGGGCCTGACGCTGGCCGGCATCGCCAAAACGCTCGAACGGGCGTTCGCGATCCGACACGCCAAAGCGGTGGCGCTGGTGATCAATTCGCCCGGCGGCTCGCCCGTGCAATCGCGGCAGATCTATTTGCGGATCAGGCAGCTCGCCGCGGAAAAGAAGCTGCCGGTACTGGTGTTCGTTGAGGATGTCGCGGCATCCGGCGGCTACATGATAGCCTGCGCGGGCGACGAGATCTTTTGCGATCCGTCCTCGATCCTCGGCTCGATCGGCGTGGTCGGCGGCAGTTTCGGCTTTCAGGACTTGATCAAGAGGATTGGCGTCGAGCGGCGGCTTTACACGGCAGGCGAGCACAAGGCGATGCTGGATCCCTTCCTGCCCGAAGATCCAGATGACGTCGCTCGCCTGAAGGCGCTTCAGCGCGAGATCCACGCCATCTTCATCGCGCTGGTCAAGGGCAGCCGCGGTGCGCGCCTCAAGGAGGCCGACGATGTCCTGTTCACCGGCGAGTACTGGGCGGGCGAGAGGTCGGTGTCGCTCGGCCTTGCGGACAAGATCGGCGATCTCCGCTCGACGCTGCGCGAGCGCTATGGCGACAAAGTGCTGACACCCGTCATCGCGCCGGCAAGCGGGATGCTGGCCGGTCTCTTGGGCCGGAGATCGCCGGGCGCGGGCTCGCTGGCTGACGGTATCGTCGGATTGCCGGACGAGCTGATTTCGGCGCTGGAGACCCGGGCAATTTGGGCCAAATTCGGGTTCTAG
- a CDS encoding 4-(cytidine 5'-diphospho)-2-C-methyl-D-erythritol kinase, giving the protein MPLLNDKACAKVNLTLRVNGRRADGYHDLESVVAFADCADRLTLTPGSDLDLKMSGPLAQACGETSDNLVLKAARLLAERVPDMKAGSFTLDKVLPVAAGIGGGSADAAAALRLLAQLNGLALDDPRIVEVAQLTGADVPVCVNSRGCVMTGVGETLQPLSLPKMPCVMVNPGVAVATRDVFNALGLRNGELLVGVTDVLLRDRWPDEKASLEDWVEALAASSNDLEAPAMRVQPVIGEVIAALNATNGAWLARMSGSGATCFAIYENTVEAGRAAEQIRRDHPGWWVHAGTLG; this is encoded by the coding sequence ATGCCGCTGTTGAATGACAAGGCGTGTGCCAAGGTCAATCTGACCTTGCGGGTGAATGGCCGCCGTGCCGACGGCTACCATGACCTCGAAAGCGTGGTGGCGTTCGCCGATTGCGCCGACCGGCTGACGCTGACGCCGGGTTCGGATCTGGATTTGAAGATGTCGGGACCGTTGGCGCAGGCCTGCGGCGAGACCTCGGACAATCTGGTGCTCAAGGCCGCGCGCCTCTTGGCCGAGCGCGTACCGGACATGAAAGCCGGCAGCTTTACGCTCGACAAGGTCTTGCCGGTGGCGGCCGGAATCGGCGGCGGTTCGGCCGATGCCGCGGCGGCGCTGCGGTTGCTTGCGCAGCTGAACGGGCTCGCGCTCGACGATCCCCGCATCGTCGAGGTCGCGCAACTGACCGGCGCCGACGTGCCGGTCTGCGTCAACTCGCGCGGCTGCGTCATGACCGGCGTCGGCGAAACGCTGCAGCCGCTCAGTCTGCCGAAAATGCCGTGCGTGATGGTCAACCCCGGCGTTGCCGTCGCGACCCGCGACGTTTTCAACGCGCTCGGCCTGCGTAACGGCGAATTGCTGGTCGGCGTCACCGACGTGCTACTGCGGGACCGCTGGCCGGACGAGAAGGCATCGCTGGAAGATTGGGTCGAAGCGCTCGCTGCCAGTTCCAACGATCTGGAAGCACCCGCCATGCGAGTCCAGCCCGTGATCGGCGAGGTCATCGCAGCGCTCAACGCGACCAACGGCGCCTGGCTGGCACGGATGTCCGGATCGGGTGCCACCTGCTTTGCGATCTACGAAAACACCGTCGAAGCCGGACGCGCGGCGGAGCAGATCCGACGCGATCACCCGGGATGGTGGGTGCATGCGGGAACGCTAGGTTAG
- a CDS encoding tRNA1(Val) (adenine(37)-N6)-methyltransferase, with amino-acid sequence MTDHVLELTEDAFLGGQLRLKQLKSGHRAGHDAVLLAAATAARPGDRLVDLGAGVGVAGLSVARRVAGVDLVLVEIDTVLAGLARANAEANAIQADVIVLDVEADATAFAAAGLLPDSVDAVLMNPPFNDPARHRVSPDAARGTAHMATATTLSKWIHAGRRILKSKGALTLIWRADGIAEVLSALDHGFGSLQVLPVHGDARGPANRILVRATKSGRAPTQIHPALMLNDEQGQPQKRVQEILAGKGTLPLANL; translated from the coding sequence ATGACTGACCACGTTCTCGAACTCACCGAGGATGCGTTTCTCGGCGGGCAATTGCGTTTGAAGCAACTGAAATCGGGACATCGCGCCGGTCACGATGCGGTGTTACTGGCGGCAGCGACCGCGGCCCGTCCGGGCGACCGCTTGGTCGATCTCGGCGCCGGCGTCGGCGTCGCGGGGCTTTCGGTTGCCAGGCGCGTGGCCGGTGTCGATCTGGTTCTGGTGGAGATCGATACTGTGCTGGCGGGCCTTGCGCGCGCCAATGCGGAGGCGAATGCGATTCAAGCCGACGTGATCGTGCTTGACGTCGAGGCCGATGCCACAGCCTTTGCCGCTGCCGGACTCCTTCCTGACAGCGTCGATGCGGTGCTGATGAATCCGCCCTTCAACGACCCGGCGCGGCATCGCGTCTCGCCGGACGCGGCACGCGGGACCGCGCATATGGCGACCGCGACGACGCTCTCGAAATGGATTCACGCGGGGCGGCGCATTCTCAAATCGAAGGGAGCGCTGACGCTGATCTGGCGTGCCGACGGAATCGCCGAGGTGCTCTCGGCGCTCGATCACGGCTTTGGGAGCCTGCAGGTGCTGCCGGTTCACGGTGACGCACGTGGGCCTGCCAATCGCATCCTGGTTCGCGCCACCAAGAGCGGGCGGGCGCCGACGCAAATCCATCCCGCCCTGATGCTCAATGATGAGCAAGGTCAGCCCCAGAAAAGGGTGCAGGAGATTTTGGCCGGGAAGGGAACCTTACCGCTCGCGAACCTGTAA
- a CDS encoding glycosyltransferase family 39 protein, producing MRFTSLVVELIRARPRLVVWLVVLVQAALWLILPMLLYRSPPGDLATVLAFGREYQVGTWLGPPLAFWLADIAFRAAGNHMFGVYLLAQICAVVTFWSYYQLARAIVGGQQAVLAVLLSMTVVAFSSPGVEFGPLVLARPLWALLLLHSWQLIGQNRHNAWFAWSIEAGLLLLTTPAALGLLLLLAGFAVATARGRRVLMSLDPLYALLVIAVLVLPYLIWVLRADALAMPPWPAISDLGARVLQWGWLLVGLVLAMSAIVLLAILNSGWFARNAGEAPIIYRPPVDPLARQFVYFFALAPALLGSLIAGIFNLDHVVGGAGVALLLSGLAVIVASGDLIHLRRQRLLRTVWAGAVAAPALATIAATLFLPWTANEVPTSLPATAIAHFFGDSFERRTNQRLRAVAGDPQLASLIAMSSGRPHLLLDSTPERTPWLSVAKFSETGGVVVWRASDTSGTPPPDIAQRFPGLVPEVPRAFEWMVNGRLPLLRVGWAIVRPKAP from the coding sequence ATGCGCTTCACCTCGCTCGTTGTCGAACTGATCCGCGCCCGGCCGCGGCTGGTAGTCTGGCTCGTGGTGTTGGTCCAGGCCGCACTTTGGCTGATCCTGCCGATGCTGCTGTACCGCAGCCCGCCCGGCGACCTTGCGACCGTGCTGGCCTTTGGCCGGGAATACCAGGTCGGAACCTGGCTCGGTCCGCCGCTGGCGTTCTGGCTCGCCGACATCGCGTTTCGCGCAGCGGGCAACCATATGTTCGGCGTCTATCTGTTGGCGCAGATCTGCGCCGTCGTCACCTTCTGGAGTTACTATCAGCTGGCCCGCGCGATTGTCGGCGGGCAACAGGCGGTGCTCGCGGTCTTGCTGTCGATGACGGTGGTGGCCTTCAGCTCGCCCGGCGTCGAGTTCGGCCCGCTGGTGCTGGCGCGCCCGCTATGGGCGCTGCTTTTGCTGCATTCCTGGCAGTTGATCGGCCAGAACCGGCACAACGCCTGGTTCGCCTGGTCGATCGAAGCCGGGCTTTTGCTGCTGACGACGCCGGCCGCCCTCGGATTGCTGCTGCTGCTCGCCGGATTTGCCGTTGCCACCGCGCGGGGGCGGCGCGTGCTGATGTCGCTCGATCCGCTCTATGCGCTGCTCGTGATCGCCGTCCTGGTGTTACCCTATCTGATCTGGGTGCTTCGCGCCGACGCGCTCGCGATGCCGCCGTGGCCGGCGATTTCCGATCTCGGCGCGCGCGTCCTGCAGTGGGGCTGGCTGCTCGTTGGCCTCGTGCTCGCAATGTCCGCCATCGTGCTGCTGGCGATCCTCAACTCCGGCTGGTTCGCCCGCAATGCAGGGGAGGCGCCGATCATCTACCGGCCGCCGGTCGATCCGCTGGCGCGCCAGTTCGTCTATTTCTTTGCGCTTGCGCCGGCGCTGCTCGGAAGTTTGATCGCGGGCATCTTCAACCTCGATCATGTCGTCGGCGGGGCGGGCGTCGCCTTGCTGTTGTCGGGGCTTGCCGTAATCGTCGCGAGCGGCGATCTGATCCATCTGCGGCGCCAGCGGCTGTTGCGGACGGTATGGGCGGGCGCGGTTGCCGCGCCTGCCTTGGCGACGATTGCGGCGACGCTGTTTTTGCCGTGGACCGCGAACGAGGTGCCGACCTCGCTGCCGGCAACAGCCATTGCGCATTTCTTCGGCGACAGCTTTGAGCGCCGGACCAACCAGCGCCTGCGCGCCGTCGCCGGCGATCCGCAACTGGCGAGCTTGATCGCGATGAGCAGCGGGCGTCCGCATCTGTTGCTCGATTCCACGCCGGAGCGAACCCCATGGCTGTCGGTCGCGAAATTCAGCGAGACCGGCGGTGTCGTGGTCTGGCGCGCCTCCGACACTTCAGGGACGCCGCCGCCCGACATCGCGCAACGCTTTCCGGGCCTGGTGCCGGAAGTGCCGCGCGCGTTCGAATGGATGGTGAACGGCCGGTTGCCATTGCTGCGGGTCGGCTGGGCGATCGTGCGGCCGAAGGCGCCTTAG
- a CDS encoding tetratricopeptide repeat protein — MLSTRMNRWTIAAITVASLAAPGVAWAQTPEHTADNAAQFPTKSDLKSLTTAGSYLAARHASVERDAASAAAFYRSALRTDPKNNELLDRAFISSLADGDIDEAVKLADRILTMDKANRVARLVVGVRDLKQKKYAAAQLNINQSIRGPITDLVATLLSGWASYGAGDAKAAVANIDKLTGPEWYPIFKDLHTGMILEISGKDKDAGARFERAYKLDDSMLRVSDAYARWLSRNKDGAAAAGIYEAFDKKLPRHPLVQEGLRETRAGKKMSALVDSAQAGAAEALYGIGATLTRRGGEDLALVYLQLALYLQPNHPLALLSLADLYESVKKPKMAIKVYERMPASSPLKRNAQIQLATNLDAADRSEEAIKILKGVIAEAPKDIEAVMALGNIERGRKKFNDCANTYSLAIDAMPGVTDKNTWVTYYYRGICLERSKQWSKAEADMRKALELQPEQPHVLNYLGYSWIDQGINLDEGMKMIRRAVDQRPDDGYIVDSLGWAFYRIGNFEDAVKHLERAIDLKPEDPTINDHLGDAYWRVGRTLEAKFQWAHARDLKPEAEELPKIEAKIANGLPEDTSSAASADKKKEDGKGG, encoded by the coding sequence ATGCTTTCCACTCGTATGAATCGTTGGACCATCGCCGCAATAACTGTTGCCAGCCTGGCCGCCCCCGGCGTGGCCTGGGCCCAGACGCCCGAACATACGGCCGACAACGCCGCGCAATTCCCCACCAAATCCGATCTGAAGTCGCTGACGACGGCAGGCAGCTATCTCGCCGCACGCCACGCCAGCGTCGAGCGCGATGCGGCCTCGGCTGCGGCATTCTATCGCTCCGCTCTGCGCACCGATCCGAAGAACAACGAACTGCTGGACCGCGCTTTCATCTCTTCGCTTGCCGATGGCGACATCGATGAAGCGGTCAAGCTCGCTGATCGCATCCTGACGATGGATAAGGCGAACCGCGTCGCGCGTCTGGTGGTCGGCGTTCGCGACCTCAAGCAGAAGAAATACGCGGCCGCTCAGCTCAACATCAACCAGTCGATCCGCGGACCGATCACCGACCTCGTGGCGACGCTGCTGTCGGGATGGGCGAGCTACGGTGCAGGCGATGCCAAGGCGGCGGTTGCCAATATCGACAAGCTGACCGGACCGGAATGGTATCCGATCTTCAAGGATCTCCATACCGGTATGATCCTGGAGATCTCGGGCAAGGACAAGGACGCCGGTGCGCGGTTCGAGCGCGCCTACAAACTCGACGATTCGATGCTGCGCGTATCGGATGCCTATGCGCGCTGGCTGTCGCGCAACAAGGATGGCGCGGCGGCGGCCGGCATTTACGAAGCGTTCGACAAGAAGTTGCCGCGGCATCCGCTGGTGCAGGAAGGCCTGCGCGAGACCCGGGCCGGCAAAAAGATGTCGGCGCTGGTCGATTCGGCGCAGGCCGGCGCGGCCGAGGCGCTGTACGGCATCGGCGCCACGCTGACCCGCCGCGGCGGCGAGGATCTGGCGCTGGTCTATCTGCAGCTCGCGCTCTACCTGCAGCCCAATCATCCGCTGGCGCTGTTGTCGCTCGCCGATCTCTACGAGTCCGTGAAGAAGCCGAAGATGGCGATCAAGGTCTACGAGCGCATGCCGGCCAGTTCGCCGCTCAAGCGCAACGCCCAGATCCAGCTCGCCACCAATCTCGACGCGGCCGACCGCAGCGAAGAGGCGATCAAGATCCTCAAGGGCGTCATCGCGGAGGCGCCAAAGGACATCGAAGCCGTCATGGCGCTCGGCAACATCGAGCGCGGCCGCAAGAAGTTCAACGATTGCGCCAATACCTATTCGCTGGCGATCGACGCGATGCCCGGGGTGACCGACAAAAACACCTGGGTCACCTATTATTACCGCGGCATCTGCCTGGAGCGTTCCAAGCAGTGGAGCAAGGCTGAGGCCGACATGCGCAAGGCGTTGGAGCTGCAGCCCGAGCAGCCGCATGTCCTGAACTATCTCGGCTATTCCTGGATCGACCAGGGCATCAACCTCGACGAAGGCATGAAGATGATCCGGCGCGCCGTCGACCAGCGCCCCGATGACGGCTACATCGTGGATTCGCTGGGCTGGGCATTTTACCGGATCGGCAATTTTGAAGACGCGGTAAAGCATCTCGAGCGCGCGATCGACCTCAAGCCCGAGGATCCGACCATCAACGACCATCTCGGCGATGCCTATTGGCGCGTCGGGCGGACGCTCGAAGCCAAATTCCAGTGGGCCCATGCACGTGACCTCAAACCCGAGGCGGAGGAATTGCCGAAGATCGAAGCCAAGATTGCCAACGGCCTGCCCGAAGACACTTCCTCTGCGGCTTCCGCCGACAAGAAGAAAGAAGACGGCAAGGGTGGCTGA
- a CDS encoding uracil-DNA glycosylase, translating to MIPEPAPNIRQLLAFYLEAGVDCALMEEPVDRLTEPDAPVAPVAVRETAPPRPVREMPATMQAVPRSEIAPAPEAAIALAREAARTAPTLDALRTLLETFEGCALRNTATRLVFADGNPKARIMFVGEAPGRDEDIEGLPFVGRSGKLLDRMIATIGLDRSKAYIANVIPWRPPGNRTPTPQETQVCLPFIQRQIELVNPDILVTLGNPSTQTLLSTRDGIMKTRGRWFDYDTGTRTIRAMATFHPAYLLRSPSYKRMSWQDLRAIAKALEQLS from the coding sequence TTGATCCCCGAACCCGCGCCTAATATCAGGCAATTGCTGGCTTTTTATCTGGAGGCCGGAGTCGATTGCGCGTTGATGGAGGAACCAGTCGATCGGCTGACCGAGCCCGACGCTCCTGTCGCCCCCGTCGCTGTCCGCGAGACCGCCCCACCCCGCCCCGTCAGGGAAATGCCCGCCACCATGCAGGCAGTTCCGCGCAGCGAAATAGCGCCCGCGCCGGAGGCGGCCATCGCTCTCGCGCGCGAGGCGGCGCGAACGGCGCCGACGCTGGACGCGCTGCGTACGCTCCTGGAAACTTTCGAGGGCTGCGCGCTCCGAAACACCGCGACGCGGCTGGTGTTTGCCGACGGCAATCCCAAGGCGCGCATCATGTTCGTCGGCGAAGCCCCCGGACGCGACGAAGACATCGAGGGCCTGCCCTTCGTCGGACGTTCCGGCAAGTTGCTGGACCGGATGATCGCCACAATCGGACTAGATCGCAGCAAGGCCTACATCGCCAACGTGATCCCCTGGCGGCCGCCCGGCAACCGGACGCCAACGCCGCAGGAGACGCAAGTCTGCCTGCCATTCATCCAGCGGCAGATCGAACTCGTGAACCCCGACATACTGGTGACGCTCGGCAACCCATCGACGCAAACGCTGCTGTCGACCCGCGATGGCATCATGAAGACCCGCGGCAGATGGTTCGACTACGACACCGGCACCCGCACGATCCGCGCCATGGCGACGTTCCACCCGGCCTATTTGTTGCGCTCGCCGTCCTACAAGCGGATGTCCTGGCAGGACCTGCGCGCGATTGCGAAGGCGCTGGAGCAACTAAGTTAG
- a CDS encoding glycine--tRNA ligase subunit alpha — translation MDALPAHMRPERSFQGFILALQRFWAEQGCVILQPYDMEMGAGTFHPATTLRALGPKRWNAAYVQPSRRPKDGRYGENPNRMQHYYQFQVIMKPSPPNLQDLYLKSLAAIGIDSSVHDIRFVEDDWESPTLGAWGLGWECWCDGMEVSQFTYFQQVAGVECAPVSGELTYGLERLAMYVQGVDRVYDLNFNGRDGPDKVTYGDVFLQAEQEYSRHNFEHADTAMLFEQFKMAEDACKKYLAAGWKEGGNQKEHLMALPAYDQCIKASHVFNLLDARGVISVTERQSYIMRVRELAKACGEAWVHTEAGRAV, via the coding sequence ATGGACGCACTCCCTGCCCATATGCGCCCGGAACGTTCGTTCCAGGGCTTCATCCTTGCTCTCCAGCGGTTCTGGGCGGAGCAGGGCTGCGTGATCCTGCAGCCCTATGACATGGAAATGGGCGCAGGCACCTTCCATCCGGCGACGACGCTGCGCGCGCTGGGGCCGAAGCGCTGGAACGCGGCCTATGTGCAGCCCTCGCGCCGGCCGAAGGACGGCCGCTACGGCGAGAACCCCAACCGGATGCAGCACTATTACCAGTTTCAGGTGATTATGAAGCCGTCGCCGCCGAACCTTCAGGACCTGTACCTGAAGTCGCTGGCCGCGATCGGTATCGACTCCAGCGTCCATGACATCCGCTTCGTCGAGGACGATTGGGAGAGCCCGACGCTCGGCGCCTGGGGGCTGGGCTGGGAGTGCTGGTGCGACGGCATGGAAGTCAGCCAGTTCACCTATTTCCAGCAGGTCGCGGGCGTCGAATGCGCGCCCGTTTCCGGCGAGCTCACCTACGGGCTCGAGCGACTTGCGATGTATGTGCAGGGCGTCGACCGCGTCTACGATCTCAACTTCAACGGCCGCGACGGCCCCGACAAGGTCACCTATGGCGATGTCTTCCTGCAGGCCGAGCAGGAATATTCCCGGCACAATTTCGAGCATGCTGATACGGCGATGCTGTTCGAGCAGTTCAAGATGGCCGAAGACGCTTGCAAGAAGTATCTCGCGGCCGGGTGGAAGGAGGGCGGTAATCAGAAAGAGCATCTGATGGCGCTGCCGGCCTATGACCAGTGCATCAAGGCGAGCCATGTCTTCAACCTGCTCGATGCTCGCGGCGTGATCTCGGTGACGGAGCGGCAGAGCTACATCATGCGCGTGCGCGAGCTGGCAAAGGCCTGCGGCGAAGCCTGGGTTCACACCGAAGCGGGCAGGGCGGTCTGA